One genomic segment of Sphingobacteriales bacterium includes these proteins:
- the ung gene encoding uracil-DNA glycosylase yields the protein MSTDTVKPKIDESWFNVLKTEFEQPYFANLKAFLLAEKQAQKTIYPPGNLIFNTYNLLPFNQVKVVILGQDPYHGPRQAHGLSFSVPNGIEAPPSLKNIFKEISADLGIQFTGNTDLTPWVKQGVFLLNAMLTVEQGKPLSHQNIGWQRFTDATISALSQHRQGIIFMLWGNFAKSKLALIDANRHHILTAGHPSPLSVRLFLGCQHFSKTNNLLTQQGQSPIDWKL from the coding sequence ATGAGCACCGATACCGTAAAACCAAAAATTGACGAGTCGTGGTTTAACGTATTAAAAACCGAATTTGAGCAGCCTTATTTTGCCAATCTCAAAGCTTTTCTATTGGCCGAAAAACAGGCTCAAAAAACTATTTATCCTCCCGGAAATTTAATCTTTAACACCTACAATTTATTACCTTTTAACCAAGTTAAAGTGGTTATTTTAGGTCAAGACCCTTACCATGGGCCAAGGCAGGCGCACGGGCTTAGTTTTTCTGTTCCGAATGGAATTGAAGCACCGCCATCGCTTAAAAATATTTTTAAAGAAATTAGTGCCGATTTGGGCATCCAATTTACAGGCAATACCGACCTAACTCCATGGGTTAAACAAGGTGTCTTTTTGCTCAACGCCATGCTTACCGTTGAGCAAGGCAAACCACTCTCGCACCAAAATATTGGCTGGCAGCGTTTTACCGATGCCACTATTAGCGCCCTGTCGCAGCACAGGCAAGGCATAATTTTTATGCTTTGGGGCAATTTTGCCAAAAGTAAATTAGCTTTAATTGATGCCAACCGCCACCATATTTTAACCGCCGGACATCCCTCGCCACTGTCGGTACGATTATTTTTAGGCTGCCAACACTTTAGCAAAACCAATAATTTGCTAACACAGCAAGGCCAGTCGCCAATTGATTGGAAACTATAA
- a CDS encoding 6-carboxytetrahydropterin synthase, with the protein MVYLTRVEHFCAAHKLHNPNLSEAENQALFGKCANPNWHGHNYRLHVTVKGVPAPHTGFVINAINLSAIIKKVILEKVDHLNLNLDVDFMQGILPSAENLLIAIWQQLTPHITGAATLHCIRLEETDTIYAEYYGE; encoded by the coding sequence ATGGTTTATTTAACCCGAGTTGAACATTTTTGTGCTGCCCATAAATTGCACAACCCTAATTTGAGTGAGGCCGAAAATCAGGCCTTGTTTGGCAAATGTGCCAACCCTAATTGGCATGGACATAATTATAGGTTACATGTAACTGTTAAAGGGGTGCCCGCCCCCCACACAGGATTTGTAATAAATGCTATAAATCTTAGCGCCATTATTAAAAAGGTAATTTTAGAAAAGGTTGACCACCTTAATTTAAACCTCGATGTTGATTTTATGCAGGGCATTTTGCCATCAGCCGAAAACCTTTTGATTGCTATTTGGCAACAACTTACACCACATATTACCGGTGCGGCTACTTTGCATTGCATTAGATTAGAGGAAACAGATACTATTTACGCCGAATATTATGGCGAGTAA